A genomic window from Onychostoma macrolepis isolate SWU-2019 chromosome 22, ASM1243209v1, whole genome shotgun sequence includes:
- the LOC131529828 gene encoding uncharacterized protein LOC131529828 isoform X2 codes for MFKENSLVFFCLCFCHLVGVFGVTDEVKSVSVKEGDSVTLQINVTETLTGDKIEWKFGTDRNLIARIKGKTSKIFDGPDERFRDRLKLDNQTGSLIITNTRTTDSGLYEVQISSSSSRSEDKHRFSVTVSDPPSDSPDFLTVLISAVVAGSLLLLVAVGIFCICRKQRKTDQHAETCEEAITYADPTFYKRNAQKSSAKQEDDVVYASVIHRR; via the exons atgtttaaagaaaattctcttgtttttttctgtctgtgCTTTTGTCATCTGGTTG gtgtgtttggtgttACTGATGAAGTGAAGTCAGTGTCAGTGAaggagggagattctgtcactctacAGATTAATGTTACTGAAACACTGACTGGTGATAAGATTGAGTGGAAATTTGGAACTGACAGGAATCTTATAGCTAGAATTAAGGGAAAGACCAGTAAGATATTTGATGGTCctgatgagagattcagagacagactgaagctggacaatcagactggatctctgatcatcacaaacaccagaaccacagactctggactttatgaAGTACagatcagcagcagcagcagcagatcaGAGGATAAACACAGATTCAGTGTTACTGTCTCTG ATCCTCCTTCAGATTCTCCAGACTTTCTGACAGTGCTGATCTCTGCTGTTGTTGCTGGATCTCTGTTGCTTCTTGTTGCTGTCGGGATCTTCTGCATCTGCaggaaacaaagaaaaactgaTCAACATG CTGAGACCTGTGAGGAAGCGATCACTTACGCTGATCCAACATTCTACAAAAGAAACGCACAGAAATCG AGTGCTAAACAGGAGGATGATGTGGTGTACGCTAGTGTCATCCACAGACGTTAA
- the LOC131529828 gene encoding uncharacterized protein LOC131529828 isoform X1: MFKENSLVFFCLCFCHLVGVFGVTDEVKSVSVKEGDSVTLQINVTETLTGDKIEWKFGTDRNLIARIKGKTSKIFDGPDERFRDRLKLDNQTGSLIITNTRTTDSGLYEVQISSSSSRSEDKHRFSVTVSAATTPAPPSTPTSHPPSHPPSHPTLHRSPGNHSGSPADPPSDSPDFLTVLISAVVAGSLLLLVAVGIFCICRKQRKTDQHAETCEEAITYADPTFYKRNAQKSSAKQEDDVVYASVIHRR, from the exons atgtttaaagaaaattctcttgtttttttctgtctgtgCTTTTGTCATCTGGTTG gtgtgtttggtgttACTGATGAAGTGAAGTCAGTGTCAGTGAaggagggagattctgtcactctacAGATTAATGTTACTGAAACACTGACTGGTGATAAGATTGAGTGGAAATTTGGAACTGACAGGAATCTTATAGCTAGAATTAAGGGAAAGACCAGTAAGATATTTGATGGTCctgatgagagattcagagacagactgaagctggacaatcagactggatctctgatcatcacaaacaccagaaccacagactctggactttatgaAGTACagatcagcagcagcagcagcagatcaGAGGATAAACACAGATTCAGTGTTACTGTCTCTG CTGCTACAACACCAGCTCCGCCATCAACTCCTACTTCACATCCTCCTTCACATCCTCCTTCACATCCTACTTTACATCGTAGTCCAGGTAATCATTCAGGTTCTCCTGCAGATCCTCCTTCAGATTCTCCAGACTTTCTGACAGTGCTGATCTCTGCTGTTGTTGCTGGATCTCTGTTGCTTCTTGTTGCTGTCGGGATCTTCTGCATCTGCaggaaacaaagaaaaactgaTCAACATG CTGAGACCTGTGAGGAAGCGATCACTTACGCTGATCCAACATTCTACAAAAGAAACGCACAGAAATCG AGTGCTAAACAGGAGGATGATGTGGTGTACGCTAGTGTCATCCACAGACGTTAA
- the LOC131529827 gene encoding uncharacterized protein LOC131529827, translated as MFHTFVFCCLCCWHLVGVFGVTDEVKSVSVKEGDSVTLQINDTETLTGDKIEWKFGTYRTLIARIKGKTSKIFDGLDGRFRDRLKLDNQTGSLTIMNTRTTDSGLYEVQISSSSRSEDKHRFSVTVSGVFGVTDEVKSVSVKEGDSVTLQINDTETLTGDKIEWKFGTYRTLIARIKGKTSKIFDGLDGRFRDRLKLDNQTGSLTIMNTRTTDSGLYEVEISQSRSDDKHRFNVTVSGVFGDRHSEVSVSEGGRFCHSTD; from the exons ATGtttcacacatttgttttttgcTGTTTGTGCTGTTGGCATCTGGTCG gtgtgtttggtgttACTGATGAAGTGAAGTCAGTGTCAGTGAaggagggagattctgtcactctacAGATTAATGATACTGAAACACTGACTGGTGATAAGATTGAGTGGAAATTTGGAACTTACAGGACTCTTATAGCTAGAATTAAGGGAAAGACCAGTAAGATATTTGATGGTcttgatgggagattcagagacagactgaagctggacaatcagactggatctctgaccatcatgaacaccagaaccacagactctggactttatgaAGTACagatcagcagcagcagcagatcaGAGGATAAACACAGATTCAGTGTTACTGTCTCTG gtgtgtttggtgttACTGATGAAGTGAAGTCAGTGTCAGTGAaggagggagattctgtcactctacAGATTAATGATACTGAAACACTGACTGGTGATAAGATTGAGTGGAAATTTGGAACTTACAGGACTCTTATAGCTAGAATTAAGGGAAAGACCAGTAAGATATTTGATGGTcttgatgggagattcagagacagactgaagctggacaatcagactggatctctgaccatcatgaacaccagaaccacagactctggactttatgaAGTTGAGATCAGCCAAAGCAGATCAGACGATAAACACAGATTCAATGTTACTGTCTCTG gtgtgtttggtgataGACACAGTGAAGTCAGTGTCAGTGAaggagggagattctgtcactctacAGATTAA